One Clostridium sp. CM027 genomic window carries:
- a CDS encoding family 14 glycosylhydrolase, with amino-acid sequence MRYVNKTLKRYGSFALSLVIALNLMLSFSFKTYASTIQSDYKSFVMAPLEKVTDWNAFKNQLITIKNNGVYALTTDVWWGDVESAGDNQFDWSYYKTYADTVRAAGLKWVPIMSTHQCGGSVGNSVNIPLPTWLWNKDSAENMQFKDEKGNYDKESLSPWWSGTDKQYNELYVSFAENFSSYKDIIAKVYLSGGPSGELRFPSYNPSLGWSYPGRGSLQCYSTTAKTDFQNTMKTKYGTISAVNSAWNASLTSFTQIMPPTDGDNFFEKGYKLTYGNDFLTWYQSVLAKHLSNITAIAHNSFDSVFDVRIGAKIAGIHWLMNSPTMPHAAEYGAGYYKYSTLLDQFKTSNVDLTFTCLEMDDSNAYVSPSYSAPKSLVINVANLATSKGIRHFGENALAISNNNQAYQNAAEMLFNYNFSGFTLLRFANVVNRNGTATSEMAPFADTLVMKPVPVTFTVNNVNPGSGQNVYLSGSRWELSNWTTGVYPLPLTNSNGRYTGTTYLGEGRDYQFKAIMKDGDGNVTWGGGNSQSYTVPTRGGSYTWNW; translated from the coding sequence ATGAGGTATGTTAATAAAACATTAAAAAGATATGGTAGCTTTGCTTTATCTTTAGTGATAGCTCTTAATTTAATGCTATCTTTTTCATTTAAAACGTATGCATCAACTATACAATCTGACTACAAGTCATTTGTAATGGCTCCATTGGAAAAAGTAACAGATTGGAATGCGTTCAAAAATCAATTAATAACCATTAAGAACAATGGAGTCTATGCCCTTACCACAGATGTGTGGTGGGGAGATGTTGAAAGTGCGGGTGACAATCAGTTTGACTGGAGTTACTACAAGACTTATGCAGATACTGTTCGTGCTGCAGGATTAAAGTGGGTGCCTATTATGTCCACTCACCAATGCGGTGGTTCTGTGGGGAATTCAGTAAATATACCTTTACCTACATGGTTATGGAATAAAGATAGTGCTGAGAATATGCAGTTTAAGGATGAAAAAGGAAATTATGATAAGGAATCTCTTAGTCCATGGTGGTCTGGTACAGATAAACAGTACAATGAACTTTATGTGTCTTTTGCTGAAAACTTCAGCAGCTATAAAGATATTATAGCTAAAGTTTACCTTTCTGGTGGTCCATCAGGTGAATTAAGATTTCCTTCTTACAATCCATCATTAGGTTGGTCATATCCAGGTCGTGGATCTCTACAATGCTACAGCACAACAGCAAAAACAGATTTTCAAAATACGATGAAAACTAAATACGGCACTATTTCGGCAGTTAATAGTGCATGGAATGCAAGTCTAACAAGCTTTACACAAATTATGCCTCCAACAGATGGGGATAATTTTTTTGAAAAGGGTTATAAGTTAACTTATGGTAATGACTTTTTAACTTGGTATCAAAGTGTACTTGCAAAACACTTGTCGAATATAACGGCTATAGCGCATAACAGTTTTGATTCAGTTTTTGATGTTAGAATAGGAGCAAAAATAGCAGGTATACACTGGCTAATGAATAGTCCTACTATGCCACATGCTGCGGAGTACGGTGCAGGTTATTATAAGTATAGTACTTTACTCGACCAGTTTAAGACATCAAATGTAGATTTAACATTTACATGTCTTGAGATGGATGATTCAAACGCATATGTTAGTCCAAGCTATTCAGCTCCTAAAAGTCTCGTTATAAATGTTGCCAATTTGGCTACATCGAAAGGTATAAGACACTTTGGAGAGAATGCACTAGCTATTTCTAATAATAATCAAGCGTATCAAAATGCTGCTGAAATGCTATTTAATTATAATTTCTCTGGATTTACACTTTTGAGATTTGCAAATGTTGTTAACCGCAATGGAACAGCTACTTCTGAAATGGCTCCCTTTGCAGATACTTTAGTTATGAAGCCAGTTCCTGTAACTTTTACAGTGAACAACGTTAATCCAGGCAGTGGTCAAAATGTATACTTATCAGGGAGTAGATGGGAATTATCTAACTGGACTACAGGCGTATATCCTTTGCCACTTACTAATAGCAATGGAAGGTATACAGGAACCACATATCTTGGTGAAGGCCGTGACTATCAATTTAAAGCAATTATGAAAGATGGTGATGGAAACGTAACCTGGGGAGGTGGCAACAGTCAATCTTATACTGTTCCTACAAGGGGAGGTTCCTATACCTGGAACTGGTAG
- a CDS encoding DUF1540 domain-containing protein, which translates to MSKINCSVSNCSHNDKNTCYANIINVGGKSAKKDSDTCCATFLDSIVYSSLTNIINSNSNGCDVIACNVCTCTYNSNQLCNAKSIDVSGENVNLYSETDCLTFKTT; encoded by the coding sequence ATGTCAAAAATCAATTGTAGCGTTTCAAATTGCTCCCATAATGACAAAAACACATGTTATGCTAACATAATAAATGTTGGTGGAAAAAGTGCTAAAAAAGATTCTGATACTTGTTGTGCTACTTTTTTAGATAGTATTGTCTATAGTTCTCTTACAAATATCATTAATTCCAATAGCAATGGATGCGACGTAATTGCTTGTAATGTATGTACTTGCACCTATAACTCTAATCAGCTCTGTAATGCTAAATCTATAGACGTTAGTGGCGAAAATGTTAATCTCTATTCAGAAACAGATTGTTTGACTTTTAAAACCACCTAA
- a CDS encoding 2-isopropylmalate synthase: MKITNYNDSHKRVINNFKASNEEQPRLFKEIFPYSEIPKMVFNNEQIPMFIPEDIWITDTTFRDGQQAMDTYTDKQIIKIFDYLHKLDNNSGIIRQTEFFLYTEKDRRAVEKCLERGYKFPEVTSWIRANKEDLKLVKDMGLKETGILMSCSDYHIFKKLNKTRQQALDLYISLVEEALENGITPRCHFEDITRADFFGFVVPLAQKLMELSKKSGIKIKIRACDTLGLGLPYSRTELPRSVQNIIHGLRIYAGVPPECIEWHGHNDFYNVVTNATTAWTHGCAAINTSLFGIGERTGNCPLEAMIIEYGQLRGNVKDMNLKLISEIGKYFEGEFKYSIPPRTPFVGSEFNVTRAGIHADGILKDEEIYNIFDTEKILGRPIVVAVNEHSGHAGIAAWVNTYFRLRGTDKISKKDEGINVIKEWVDKQYETGRNTVMKSEELELIAKEIIPQLSVKSQKTAAC; encoded by the coding sequence ATGAAGATAACAAATTACAATGATTCCCATAAGAGGGTAATAAATAATTTTAAGGCAAGTAATGAAGAACAACCTAGGTTATTTAAAGAAATATTTCCATACTCAGAAATTCCAAAAATGGTTTTTAATAATGAACAGATTCCAATGTTTATACCTGAAGATATTTGGATTACGGATACTACTTTTAGAGATGGGCAACAGGCAATGGATACCTATACTGATAAACAAATAATTAAAATATTTGATTACCTACATAAACTTGATAATAATTCAGGGATAATAAGACAAACGGAGTTTTTTTTATATACCGAAAAAGACAGAAGAGCGGTTGAAAAGTGTTTAGAAAGAGGATATAAATTTCCAGAGGTAACTTCGTGGATAAGAGCCAACAAGGAAGATCTTAAGCTAGTGAAGGACATGGGGCTCAAAGAAACGGGAATACTTATGTCTTGTTCTGATTATCATATATTCAAAAAATTGAATAAAACAAGACAGCAGGCCCTGGATTTGTACATCTCATTGGTAGAAGAAGCATTAGAAAATGGCATAACTCCAAGATGTCATTTCGAAGATATAACTAGAGCTGATTTCTTTGGATTTGTGGTGCCACTAGCACAAAAACTTATGGAACTTTCTAAGAAATCGGGTATCAAGATAAAGATTAGAGCATGTGATACATTAGGCCTTGGGTTACCTTACTCGAGAACCGAGTTACCAAGGAGTGTACAAAACATCATACATGGATTAAGAATTTATGCAGGAGTTCCGCCTGAGTGTATTGAATGGCATGGACATAATGATTTTTATAATGTAGTGACCAATGCTACTACAGCATGGACTCATGGATGTGCAGCTATAAATACGTCGCTTTTTGGTATTGGTGAGAGAACAGGTAACTGTCCACTTGAGGCTATGATTATAGAATATGGTCAACTAAGAGGAAATGTAAAAGATATGAATCTTAAATTGATAAGTGAAATTGGCAAATACTTTGAAGGTGAGTTTAAATATAGTATTCCACCTAGAACACCATTTGTAGGGAGTGAGTTCAATGTTACGAGAGCTGGCATACATGCGGATGGAATATTAAAAGATGAAGAAATATATAATATTTTTGATACTGAGAAAATATTAGGCAGGCCAATTGTTGTAGCAGTTAATGAACATTCAGGACACGCAGGTATAGCAGCTTGGGTTAATACTTACTTTAGATTAAGGGGAACAGACAAGATAAGTAAAAAAGATGAGGGAATTAATGTTATAAAAGAATGGGTTGATAAGCAATATGAAACTGGAAGAAATACTGTAATGAAAAGTGAAGAGCTTGAATTAATTGCAAAAGAGATTATTCCACAGCTAAGTGTAAAGTCACAAAAGACTGCAGCTTGTTAA
- a CDS encoding isocitrate/isopropylmalate dehydrogenase family protein, with translation MEHNITLIPGDGIGPEVTSAAVKVIEKSGVTINWETVRMGAAVIEEFNTPMPSYVLESIKKNKVALKGPVTTPIGKGFKSVNVTLRQELNLYANIRPIKTHEGVPSRFEDVDIIIVRENSEDLYAGIEHMITEDIAESIKVISKKASDRIVEYAFKLAKEQNRKQVIAVHKANIMKLSDGLFLRCARNIATMHKDIGFGDVIVDAMSMKLVMNPEKYDVLVMPNLYGDILSDMAAGLIGGLGLVPGANIGEEGAVFEPAHGSAPDIAGLNLANPTACILSGVMMLRFIGEVEAANKIEKAVDDVLKEGEHLTCDLGGNTGTREFAEAIIGKMGK, from the coding sequence ATGGAACATAATATTACACTTATACCTGGTGATGGAATTGGGCCGGAAGTAACTTCTGCTGCAGTTAAAGTAATAGAAAAAAGTGGAGTCACAATTAATTGGGAAACGGTGCGTATGGGAGCCGCGGTTATAGAGGAATTTAATACTCCTATGCCTTCCTACGTTTTAGAAAGCATTAAAAAGAATAAAGTTGCACTTAAAGGGCCTGTAACTACACCGATTGGTAAGGGGTTTAAAAGTGTTAATGTTACATTAAGACAGGAATTAAATCTTTATGCTAATATAAGGCCTATAAAAACACATGAGGGGGTTCCATCAAGGTTTGAAGATGTAGATATAATAATAGTAAGAGAAAACAGTGAAGATTTATATGCAGGAATAGAACATATGATTACAGAGGATATTGCTGAGAGCATAAAGGTAATAAGCAAGAAAGCTAGTGATAGAATAGTAGAATATGCTTTTAAATTGGCAAAAGAGCAGAATAGAAAACAAGTAATAGCTGTTCATAAAGCAAACATTATGAAACTTTCCGATGGATTGTTCTTAAGATGTGCAAGAAACATAGCGACCATGCACAAAGATATAGGCTTTGGAGATGTTATAGTAGATGCGATGAGCATGAAGCTTGTAATGAACCCAGAAAAATATGATGTGCTTGTAATGCCTAACCTATACGGAGATATATTATCAGATATGGCAGCGGGGTTAATTGGTGGGCTAGGACTAGTTCCAGGTGCAAATATTGGAGAAGAAGGTGCGGTTTTTGAGCCAGCTCATGGATCTGCTCCAGATATAGCTGGCTTAAACTTAGCAAATCCTACTGCGTGTATTCTATCAGGTGTTATGATGCTAAGATTTATAGGAGAAGTAGAAGCGGCAAATAAAATAGAGAAAGCTGTGGATGATGTTTTAAAAGAAGGCGAACATTTAACTTGTGATTTAGGTGGAAATACTGGGACTCGCGAGTTCGCTGAAGCGATCATTGGAAAAATGGGGAAATAA
- a CDS encoding pseudouridine synthase has protein sequence MRINKLLSNYGICSRTDVNRLIDEKRIMVNGKLCTTGQWVEKEDNILLDNENIVVREKIYIALNKPVGITCTAEKTVENNIINFMNYPEYIFPVGRLDKASQGLILMTNDGDLANNILESENEHEKEYIVTVNKHFDESFLKAMSEGVQICGVKTRHCKVIAVSDDTFRIILTQGLNKQIRRMSKTFGYTVVRLERVRIINIKIDETDIGMWRYLTEKEVIELRNS, from the coding sequence ATGAGAATAAATAAACTGCTTAGCAATTATGGTATTTGCTCAAGAACTGATGTTAATAGGCTTATAGATGAAAAAAGGATAATGGTAAATGGGAAGCTTTGCACCACCGGGCAGTGGGTAGAAAAAGAGGATAACATTCTTCTTGATAATGAGAATATTGTAGTGAGAGAGAAGATTTATATTGCGCTAAATAAACCCGTCGGGATTACATGTACTGCAGAAAAAACAGTAGAAAACAATATAATTAATTTCATGAACTATCCAGAATACATATTTCCAGTTGGAAGATTAGATAAGGCATCTCAAGGGTTAATACTTATGACTAATGATGGTGATTTGGCAAATAATATTTTAGAATCTGAAAATGAACATGAGAAAGAGTATATAGTAACTGTGAATAAGCATTTTGATGAATCTTTTCTCAAAGCAATGTCTGAAGGTGTTCAAATTTGTGGAGTTAAAACAAGACATTGCAAAGTTATCGCAGTTAGCGATGATACTTTTCGTATTATTTTAACACAAGGACTAAATAAGCAAATTCGCAGAATGAGCAAAACTTTTGGATATACAGTTGTAAGATTAGAACGAGTTCGAATTATTAATATAAAAATTGATGAGACAGATATTGGCATGTGGCGTTACCTAACAGAGAAAGAGGTAATAGAATTAAGGAATAGTTAG
- a CDS encoding aconitate hydratase: protein MAFTVAQKIIKAHLVKGEMIFEREIAIEIDQTLTQDSTGTMAYLQFEAMGIDKVLTKKSVAYIDHNILQTGPENADDHLYIQTVAKKHGIYFSKPGNGICHQVHLERFGVPGETLLGSDSHTPTSGGIGMLAIGAGGLDVAVAMGGGEYYITMPKIVKVDLLGKLNPWVSAKDIILELLRLLTVKGGVNRIFEYAGSGLKNLSVPERATITNMGAELGATTSIFPSDEITHEFLKAQGREKDYVELKADDGAVYDEIVEIDLSKIEPLVACPHSPDRVVSASSLKDIKVDQVLIGSCTNSSYVDMMKVSKILLGKTIPDEVSLAIAPGSKQVLNMLSKNGGLGDMIDAGARILESACGPCIGMGQAPSTGAVSLRTFNRNFKGRSGTVSANVYIVSPEVAVASALTGYITDPRELGEAIKVPMPEKFLINDNLIINPAEDGKNIEVKRGPNIKPFPKAEELKGNVVGKVLTKLEDNITTDDIMPSNAKLLPFRSNIPYLSEFCLTPCDEKFPAKAKENSGGIIVAGSNYGQGSSREHAALAPLYLGIKAVIAKSFARIHKANLINNAIIPLVFEDIKDYEDIAIMDELIIEGAVDQIKKGIVIVKNITKGSEYKTLPEVTEREKEMLIYGGLINLIKNKKKGGV, encoded by the coding sequence ATGGCATTTACTGTTGCACAAAAAATAATTAAGGCTCATTTAGTTAAGGGTGAAATGATTTTCGAACGTGAAATCGCAATTGAAATAGATCAAACGTTAACACAAGATTCTACAGGTACAATGGCTTATCTTCAATTTGAGGCTATGGGAATTGATAAAGTATTAACCAAAAAATCAGTTGCATATATAGACCATAATATTTTGCAAACCGGGCCTGAAAATGCAGATGATCATTTATATATACAAACTGTTGCTAAAAAACATGGCATATATTTTTCTAAACCTGGCAATGGTATTTGCCACCAAGTTCATTTAGAAAGATTCGGAGTTCCAGGTGAAACTTTACTTGGCTCGGATAGTCATACTCCCACTAGTGGGGGAATAGGGATGCTTGCTATAGGTGCAGGAGGATTAGATGTTGCGGTTGCTATGGGCGGTGGAGAATATTATATAACAATGCCTAAAATTGTAAAGGTGGATTTATTAGGAAAGCTTAACCCTTGGGTTTCAGCTAAAGATATTATATTAGAATTATTAAGACTCTTAACGGTTAAGGGCGGAGTTAATAGAATATTTGAATATGCTGGCTCCGGGCTGAAAAATCTAAGCGTACCAGAAAGAGCAACAATTACTAATATGGGCGCAGAGCTTGGAGCCACAACTTCAATCTTTCCGAGTGATGAGATTACACATGAATTCTTAAAAGCACAAGGTAGAGAAAAAGATTATGTGGAACTTAAAGCAGATGATGGTGCAGTATATGATGAGATAGTTGAAATAGATTTAAGTAAAATTGAGCCTCTTGTTGCTTGTCCTCATAGTCCGGATAGGGTAGTCTCTGCATCATCTTTAAAAGACATAAAGGTAGACCAGGTGTTAATAGGAAGCTGCACTAATTCTTCTTATGTTGATATGATGAAGGTGTCGAAAATACTTCTAGGAAAAACCATACCTGATGAAGTGTCACTTGCTATTGCACCAGGCTCAAAACAGGTTCTAAATATGCTTTCCAAAAATGGTGGACTCGGAGATATGATTGATGCTGGTGCAAGAATTTTAGAGAGTGCATGTGGTCCATGTATAGGAATGGGACAAGCGCCTTCAACTGGAGCAGTATCACTTAGAACCTTTAATAGAAACTTTAAAGGTAGATCTGGAACGGTGTCTGCGAATGTTTATATTGTAAGTCCAGAAGTGGCTGTTGCATCGGCACTTACAGGATATATAACGGATCCAAGAGAGCTCGGTGAAGCAATTAAAGTGCCCATGCCAGAAAAATTCTTGATTAATGATAATTTAATAATAAACCCAGCAGAGGATGGTAAAAATATAGAAGTGAAAAGAGGACCGAATATAAAGCCATTCCCTAAAGCGGAAGAATTAAAGGGAAATGTGGTAGGAAAAGTTTTAACTAAATTAGAAGATAATATTACAACGGATGATATAATGCCATCTAATGCAAAATTACTTCCATTTAGATCTAATATACCTTATTTATCAGAATTTTGTTTAACTCCGTGTGATGAGAAATTTCCAGCTAAGGCTAAGGAGAATAGTGGTGGAATCATAGTTGCCGGATCAAATTATGGGCAAGGCTCCAGTCGTGAACATGCGGCATTGGCACCTCTTTACTTAGGTATTAAGGCCGTTATCGCGAAATCTTTTGCAAGAATTCATAAGGCTAATTTGATTAACAATGCTATAATCCCATTGGTATTTGAAGACATTAAAGATTATGAAGATATAGCTATTATGGATGAATTAATAATAGAAGGTGCCGTAGATCAAATTAAAAAAGGCATAGTTATTGTAAAAAATATAACAAAAGGATCTGAGTATAAAACTCTACCTGAAGTAACGGAGAGAGAAAAAGAGATGCTTATATATGGTGGATTAATAAATCTTATAAAAAACAAGAAAAAGGGAGGGGTTTAG
- a CDS encoding CPBP family intramembrane glutamic endopeptidase, with translation MKFLKNIENQAITVKQMTIIKAFLVMLTAILLEILGQIPIEILNLFFKRFTKVAPYLKFVTGVLVKYFIITLLLKWHSKNSCEKIHKKRFNRKNFIYVALIIIGFRIVYDNSLIYWVNKIPMPDFINQAFEELAMSPIIMILSAVVIAPIYEEIVFRGILLRGMANKINPTLALIVSALFFALMHMNIPQGINAFLLGLIIGSIYLNTGSIYLSIFAHFINNSTAISISGAFQLISGKYATLIHGTAFIVGSIILIVAYRWLNQNKPGNKLDIYKESIEI, from the coding sequence ATGAAATTTTTAAAAAATATAGAAAATCAAGCGATAACTGTTAAACAAATGACTATAATTAAAGCTTTTCTTGTAATGCTTACAGCAATTTTATTGGAGATATTAGGTCAAATACCCATAGAAATTTTAAATTTATTTTTTAAACGTTTTACAAAAGTAGCCCCCTATTTGAAATTTGTTACAGGAGTGTTAGTTAAATATTTCATTATTACTCTTTTATTAAAGTGGCATAGTAAAAATTCCTGTGAAAAAATTCATAAAAAAAGGTTTAATAGAAAGAATTTTATTTATGTTGCTTTAATAATTATAGGCTTTCGTATAGTATATGATAATAGTTTAATTTACTGGGTTAATAAGATACCTATGCCTGATTTTATAAATCAAGCATTTGAGGAGCTGGCGATGTCACCTATTATAATGATACTTAGTGCTGTTGTTATAGCACCTATATATGAAGAAATTGTTTTTAGAGGGATATTGCTAAGGGGTATGGCTAACAAAATAAATCCAACATTGGCACTTATAGTATCAGCCTTATTTTTTGCGTTGATGCATATGAATATTCCTCAGGGCATAAATGCATTTTTGCTAGGATTAATTATTGGATCTATATATTTGAATACAGGTTCAATTTATTTAAGTATATTTGCACACTTTATAAATAATTCTACGGCGATCTCAATTTCAGGAGCCTTCCAATTAATAAGCGGAAAGTATGCTACATTAATTCATGGTACAGCTTTTATTGTAGGAAGCATAATTTTAATTGTTGCCTACAGATGGCTTAATCAAAATAAACCAGGAAATAAGCTAGATATATACAAAGAATCTATAGAAATATAA